One Sphaerisporangium krabiense DNA segment encodes these proteins:
- the secA2 gene encoding accessory Sec system translocase SecA2, whose protein sequence is MSQLIRNLLDRPGSANISPFQRVATQAATHEDRLREADQLPAPRMDDLAEFCAIAREAARRTIDMRPFDVQLVGALALLHGQVAEMATGEGKTLSGAIAAAGYALRGRRVHVISVNDYLARRDAEWMGPLYEALGVSAGWISQSSTPAERRDAYAKDVVYASVSEIGFDVLRDRIATSPDDVIVPEPQVALIDEADSVLVDEARVPLVLAGAADPGLDAPEAAELVRRLSRGYHYEVDDQGLNVYLTAKGTDAVEKAMGEINLYETPEVLTQINLALHAHALLTRDVDYLVRDGRIQLVNQSRGRVATLQRWPDGLQAAVEAKEALPASQTGEVLDSITIQGLLSRYPEICGMTGTAVAVEDQLREFYDLKVAVIPPNRPCVRVDEPDRVFGHVVDMRMALVEEIARVHEAGRPILIGTLDVSESERLAADLHHEGLECVVLNAKNDAEEAAIISYAGQKGTITVSTQMAGRGTDIRLGEGVAELGGLYVIGAGRHASSRLDDQLRGRAGRQGDPGGSVFYVSLEDDLITHYAPHESLPSADDETGVVRSKRAGYIVGHAQRVAEGSHLEIHRNTWRYTRLLERQRAQVLEQRDKVLRGEAAADALAAARPERWDELREQAGEQVLREAARQIVLYHLDRCWTEHLGFMSDVREGIHLRGLGHRLQPLDEFHREGVAAYRQLLEEVERRSTETFDTATITADGLDALDNDLKRPTATWTYLVQDNPFGSAFDRALKNLMTPKSKRLRSLDD, encoded by the coding sequence ATATCGCAGTTGATAAGAAACCTCCTGGATCGTCCCGGGAGCGCGAACATCAGCCCTTTTCAGCGTGTGGCCACCCAGGCCGCCACGCATGAGGACAGACTCCGGGAGGCCGATCAACTTCCCGCGCCACGCATGGACGACCTCGCCGAGTTCTGCGCGATAGCCCGCGAGGCCGCCCGCCGCACGATCGACATGCGCCCGTTCGACGTGCAGCTCGTCGGCGCCCTGGCCCTGCTGCACGGACAGGTGGCCGAGATGGCCACCGGTGAGGGCAAGACCCTCTCCGGCGCGATCGCCGCCGCCGGGTACGCCCTGCGCGGCCGGCGCGTCCACGTCATCTCCGTCAACGACTACCTCGCCCGCCGCGACGCCGAGTGGATGGGACCGCTGTACGAGGCGCTCGGGGTGTCCGCCGGCTGGATCAGCCAGTCCTCCACCCCCGCCGAGCGCCGCGACGCCTACGCCAAGGACGTCGTCTACGCCTCGGTGAGCGAGATCGGCTTCGACGTCCTGCGCGACCGCATCGCCACCTCCCCCGACGACGTCATCGTCCCCGAGCCGCAGGTCGCGCTGATCGACGAGGCAGACTCGGTGCTGGTGGACGAGGCGCGCGTCCCCCTCGTCCTCGCCGGCGCCGCCGACCCGGGCCTCGACGCGCCCGAGGCCGCCGAGCTGGTGCGGCGCCTGTCCCGCGGTTACCACTACGAGGTGGACGACCAGGGGCTCAACGTCTACCTCACCGCCAAGGGCACCGACGCGGTCGAGAAGGCCATGGGCGAGATCAACCTGTACGAGACGCCCGAGGTCCTCACCCAGATCAACCTGGCCCTGCACGCGCACGCCCTGCTCACCCGGGACGTCGACTACCTCGTGCGCGACGGGCGCATCCAGCTCGTCAACCAGTCGCGCGGGCGGGTGGCCACGCTGCAGCGGTGGCCGGACGGCCTGCAGGCGGCCGTCGAGGCCAAGGAGGCGCTCCCGGCGAGCCAGACCGGTGAGGTGCTGGACTCGATCACCATTCAAGGGCTGCTCAGCCGATACCCCGAAATATGCGGCATGACGGGTACGGCGGTCGCGGTGGAGGACCAGCTCCGCGAGTTCTACGACCTCAAGGTCGCGGTCATCCCCCCCAACCGTCCCTGCGTCCGCGTCGACGAGCCCGACCGCGTCTTCGGCCACGTCGTGGACATGCGCATGGCCCTGGTCGAAGAGATCGCCCGCGTCCACGAGGCCGGCCGCCCCATCCTCATCGGCACCCTCGACGTCTCCGAGTCCGAGCGCCTCGCCGCCGACCTCCACCACGAGGGCCTGGAGTGCGTGGTCCTCAACGCCAAGAACGACGCCGAAGAGGCCGCGATCATCTCCTACGCCGGGCAGAAGGGCACGATCACCGTGTCCACCCAGATGGCCGGGCGCGGCACCGACATCAGGCTCGGCGAGGGCGTCGCCGAACTCGGCGGCCTGTACGTCATCGGCGCCGGCCGGCACGCCAGCAGCCGCCTGGACGACCAGCTCCGCGGCCGTGCCGGCCGCCAGGGCGACCCCGGCGGGTCGGTGTTCTACGTGAGCCTCGAAGACGACCTGATCACCCACTACGCGCCGCACGAGTCCCTGCCGTCCGCCGACGACGAGACCGGCGTCGTGCGCAGCAAGCGCGCCGGGTACATCGTCGGCCACGCCCAGCGCGTCGCCGAGGGCTCCCACCTGGAGATCCACCGCAACACCTGGCGCTACACCCGCCTGCTCGAACGGCAGCGCGCCCAGGTCCTGGAGCAGCGCGACAAGGTCCTGCGCGGCGAGGCCGCCGCCGACGCCCTCGCCGCCGCCCGCCCCGAACGCTGGGACGAGCTGCGCGAGCAGGCCGGCGAGCAGGTCCTGCGCGAGGCCGCGCGGCAGATCGTCCTCTACCACCTCGACCGCTGCTGGACCGAGCACCTCGGCTTCATGTCCGACGTGCGCGAGGGCATCCACCTGCGCGGCCTCGGCCACCGCCTGCAACCCCTCGACGAGTTCCACCGCGAGGGCGTCGCCGCCTACCGGCAGTTGCTGGAGGAGGTCGAACGCCGCTCGACCGAAACCTTCGACACCGCCACGATCACCGCCGACGGCCTCGACGCCCTCGACAACGACCTCAAACGCCCCACCGCCACCTGGACCTACCTCGTCCAGGACAACCCCTTCGGCAGCGCCTTCGACCGCGCCCTGAAGAATCTGATGACCCCGAAGTCCAAGCGCCTCCGCTCCCTGGACGACTGA
- a CDS encoding alpha/beta fold hydrolase: MSATPERSLATAGDGTEVRGYDEGQGPVIVMIGPGLDDGRRTARLAACLTPRFRVIRLHRRQYRNDLKRTNPAPCTVTEEAGDVLAVVAAVGGPVVVYGHSSGAVVALEALVASPSSFTGAVAFEPPAVTATPLSGENGEILGRARAAVAAGRPGTAMALVFRHTVGLPSWQAWPAAALTAMMPRYRALISCQLDDLEAIDALGVRLDAYERIRVRTVLLGGDSSPSHLAERLDALARVIPESKRVIMRGHDHGADLKSPKTVARVIEHLAGEPSRGT; this comes from the coding sequence ATGTCCGCCACACCTGAGCGGTCCCTGGCGACCGCGGGCGACGGGACCGAGGTCCGCGGCTACGACGAGGGACAGGGTCCCGTCATCGTGATGATCGGACCGGGGCTGGACGACGGACGCCGGACGGCACGGCTCGCCGCGTGCCTCACCCCGCGCTTCCGCGTGATCCGCCTGCACCGCCGCCAGTACCGGAACGACCTCAAGCGCACGAACCCCGCGCCGTGCACCGTCACCGAGGAGGCCGGGGACGTCCTCGCGGTCGTCGCCGCCGTCGGCGGGCCGGTCGTCGTGTACGGGCACTCCTCAGGCGCGGTCGTGGCGCTGGAGGCGCTGGTCGCGTCCCCGTCCTCGTTCACCGGGGCGGTCGCCTTCGAGCCGCCGGCCGTGACCGCCACGCCCCTGAGTGGAGAGAACGGCGAGATCCTCGGGCGGGCGCGGGCCGCCGTCGCCGCGGGCAGGCCGGGCACGGCGATGGCACTCGTCTTCCGCCACACCGTCGGCCTGCCGTCCTGGCAGGCGTGGCCGGCCGCCGCGCTGACGGCGATGATGCCGCGCTACCGCGCCCTGATCTCGTGCCAGCTCGACGACCTGGAGGCGATCGACGCGCTCGGCGTGCGCCTCGACGCCTACGAACGGATCCGCGTCCGCACGGTGCTGCTCGGCGGCGACAGCAGCCCGTCCCACCTCGCCGAACGCCTCGACGCCCTCGCCCGCGTGATCCCGGAGAGCAAGCGGGTCATCATGCGCGGCCACGACCACGGCGCCGACCTGAAGTCCCCGAAGACCGTGGCCCGCGTCATCGAGCACCTCGCCGGCGAACCGTCCCGCGGGACCTGA
- a CDS encoding TetR/AcrR family transcriptional regulator, whose product MPNSEVSMGRSDDRDIRRRQIAAALLRVAGAKGLHAATMRAVAAEAGVSLHLVQHYFETKEQLMLFALRHLAERMATRIKEDLGALGAAPAPRQVIETVLTRALPTDEESRVFHLVYTSYAMLAVTDAALRHQPFLAAPDAMERFVAEQVRLAQESGDMPRGVDPALTAAALVAMSAGLGTSVLLGQRSAEDALTVIRQTLGGPAPDAATGA is encoded by the coding sequence ATGCCGAACAGCGAGGTCTCCATGGGACGCAGCGACGACCGTGACATCCGGCGCCGCCAGATCGCCGCAGCGCTGCTGCGGGTCGCGGGCGCCAAAGGGCTGCACGCCGCCACGATGCGGGCGGTCGCGGCCGAGGCCGGCGTCTCGCTGCACCTGGTGCAGCACTACTTCGAGACCAAGGAACAGCTGATGCTGTTCGCGCTGCGCCACCTGGCAGAGCGCATGGCGACGCGGATCAAGGAAGACCTCGGCGCGCTCGGCGCCGCCCCGGCGCCGCGCCAGGTGATCGAGACCGTTCTGACCCGGGCGTTGCCCACCGACGAGGAAAGCCGCGTCTTCCACCTCGTCTACACTTCGTACGCCATGCTCGCGGTCACCGACGCCGCACTCAGGCACCAGCCCTTCCTCGCCGCCCCCGACGCGATGGAGCGGTTCGTCGCCGAGCAGGTACGGCTGGCGCAGGAGTCGGGAGACATGCCGCGGGGTGTCGACCCCGCCCTCACGGCCGCCGCCTTGGTCGCGATGTCGGCCGGGCTGGGCACCAGCGTGCTGCTGGGGCAGCGAAGCGCCGAGGACGCGCTGACGGTGATCCGCCAGACCCTGGGCGGTCCCGCGCCGGACGCTGCCACGGGCGCGTGA
- a CDS encoding acyl-CoA dehydrogenase family protein, translated as MDSQDFLEVDRQLSDEERAIRDAVRAYASAELLPHVADWFDAGTLPDPRGLAKGFGKLGVFGMHLTGYGCAGTNAVSYGLACRELEAVDSGLRSFVSVQGSLAMTAIHKYGSPGQKDEWLPRMASGDVIGCFGLTEPDSGSDPGSMRTRARRDGGDWVLDGTKMWITNGSVADVAIVWAATDEGIRGFVVPTSAPGFTANLVHRKLSLRASITSELVLDGVRLPGDALLPGADGLKAPLSCLSEARYGIVWGAAGAARACLAAALDYAVHRTQFGRPIAGFQLTQAKLADMLVDVNHAMMTALRVGRLKDEGRATHAHVSFGKLANVRAAQRVAATARSIHGANGITLEYPVMRHMVNLETVATYEGTDEVHALTLGRTLTGLDAFR; from the coding sequence ATGGATTCGCAGGACTTTCTCGAAGTCGACCGGCAGCTCTCGGACGAGGAGCGCGCGATCCGCGACGCGGTGCGGGCCTACGCGAGCGCCGAGCTTCTGCCGCACGTCGCCGACTGGTTCGACGCCGGCACCCTCCCCGACCCGCGCGGCCTGGCCAAGGGGTTCGGCAAGCTGGGCGTCTTCGGCATGCACCTGACCGGGTACGGCTGCGCGGGCACGAACGCGGTCAGTTACGGCCTGGCGTGCCGGGAGCTGGAGGCCGTGGACAGCGGGCTGCGCAGCTTCGTGTCCGTGCAGGGGTCGCTGGCGATGACGGCGATCCACAAGTACGGCTCGCCCGGCCAGAAGGACGAGTGGCTGCCGCGCATGGCGTCGGGGGACGTGATCGGCTGCTTCGGCCTCACCGAGCCGGACTCCGGCAGCGACCCGGGCTCGATGCGCACCCGCGCGCGCCGCGACGGCGGCGACTGGGTGCTGGACGGCACGAAGATGTGGATCACCAACGGCTCGGTGGCCGACGTCGCGATCGTCTGGGCGGCGACCGACGAGGGCATCCGCGGCTTCGTGGTGCCCACCTCCGCGCCGGGCTTCACGGCGAACCTCGTGCACAGGAAGCTGTCGCTGCGCGCGTCGATCACCTCCGAACTGGTGCTGGACGGCGTGCGGCTGCCCGGCGACGCGCTGCTGCCGGGCGCGGACGGGCTCAAGGCGCCGCTGTCGTGCCTCTCGGAGGCGCGGTACGGCATCGTGTGGGGGGCCGCGGGGGCGGCGCGGGCGTGCCTGGCCGCCGCGCTCGACTACGCCGTCCACCGGACGCAGTTCGGCCGGCCCATCGCCGGCTTCCAGCTCACGCAGGCCAAGCTCGCCGACATGCTGGTGGACGTCAACCACGCGATGATGACGGCGCTGCGCGTCGGCCGCCTGAAGGACGAGGGCCGGGCCACGCACGCGCACGTCAGCTTCGGCAAGCTCGCCAACGTGCGCGCCGCGCAGCGGGTCGCGGCGACGGCCCGGAGCATCCACGGCGCGAACGGCATCACCCTCGAGTACCCGGTGATGCGGCACATGGTGAACCTGGAGACGGTCGCGACCTACGAGGGCACCGACGAGGTCCACGCCCTCACCCTCGGCCGCACCCTCACCGGCCTGGACGCCTTCCGCTGA
- a CDS encoding ClpX C4-type zinc finger protein: MTSPETLADIAQCSFCGKPSSEVGKLVAGAGVYICNECVALAAAVIESTPEKPARSEMLVWDTLTDEEMLAHIPRVAAHIDQAEADLRSWVQELRRRGVTWSRIGESLGITRQSAWERFSGEE; the protein is encoded by the coding sequence GTGACATCCCCTGAAACGCTGGCGGACATCGCCCAGTGTTCCTTCTGCGGTAAGCCGAGCAGCGAAGTCGGCAAGCTCGTGGCCGGCGCCGGTGTGTACATCTGTAACGAGTGCGTGGCTCTCGCCGCGGCGGTCATCGAGAGCACCCCTGAAAAGCCCGCGCGATCGGAAATGCTTGTCTGGGACACGCTGACCGACGAAGAGATGCTGGCGCACATTCCGCGGGTCGCCGCGCACATCGACCAGGCCGAAGCCGACCTGCGCTCCTGGGTGCAGGAACTGCGCCGACGCGGTGTCACCTGGAGTAGGATCGGCGAGTCTCTCGGCATCACCCGCCAGTCCGCATGGGAGCGTTTCTCCGGCGAGGAGTGA
- a CDS encoding papain-like cysteine protease family protein, whose translation MFRLAVALALAATAWISTTAPANAYTWYKLNFTEQAQEYSNWCWAATGNSVAAYYGYNYSQNQFCNLAFNRGVNTSCPNNQATLANDQTAFRQIGINPGSYVSGYLTYAAIVREIDAERPIMARIQWTSGGGHMEVIYGYDKSQSWVYWSNPWPSSTRYNWTTYSYYVSNGSFFWTHSLDYIGA comes from the coding sequence ATGTTCCGCCTAGCCGTGGCCCTCGCCCTGGCGGCGACCGCCTGGATCTCGACCACCGCCCCCGCCAACGCCTACACCTGGTACAAGCTCAACTTCACCGAGCAGGCCCAGGAGTATTCGAACTGGTGCTGGGCCGCCACCGGCAACTCCGTCGCCGCCTACTACGGCTACAACTACAGCCAGAACCAGTTCTGCAACCTGGCCTTCAACCGCGGCGTCAACACGAGCTGCCCCAACAACCAGGCCACCCTCGCCAACGACCAGACCGCGTTCCGCCAGATCGGCATCAACCCCGGCAGCTACGTCTCCGGCTACCTGACGTACGCGGCGATCGTCAGGGAGATCGACGCCGAGCGCCCGATCATGGCCCGCATCCAGTGGACCAGCGGCGGCGGCCACATGGAGGTCATCTACGGCTACGACAAGAGCCAGTCGTGGGTCTACTGGTCCAACCCGTGGCCGTCGAGCACCCGCTACAACTGGACGACCTACAGCTACTACGTCTCGAACGGCTCGTTCTTCTGGACGCACTCACTCGACTACATCGGCGCGTGA
- a CDS encoding alpha/beta fold hydrolase — protein sequence MKDGGARGQIGQFTSPAAKQRFLEAYERAMALWPRPYDRFDVETTFGTTRVYRYGAAKAEPIVLLHGHGANASTWYPQITALGREHPVYAIDTIDDPGGSEQRAPVTGSADAAAWLDQVLAGLGLRQVHLVGLSYGGWLTLNQGIYGPDRLSTLTLLDPGGLGKVPPRFMLTMALGALGMAAPRRWRPALARLLANHALVERPEIMRPVMIGARAFRPNRRPARAFGDEELRRVTVPVQVILGERSTLVRPRHALARAGEFLPVAHAEIVPGAGHAVPLERPVLANARILAFAKDPAVSGAED from the coding sequence ATGAAGGACGGCGGCGCACGCGGACAGATCGGACAGTTCACCAGCCCGGCGGCAAAGCAACGGTTCCTGGAGGCGTACGAGCGGGCCATGGCGCTGTGGCCACGCCCCTATGACCGGTTCGACGTCGAGACCACGTTCGGCACGACCCGCGTGTACCGGTACGGCGCCGCGAAGGCCGAGCCGATCGTCCTGCTGCACGGGCACGGGGCCAACGCCTCCACCTGGTACCCGCAGATCACCGCCCTCGGACGCGAGCACCCGGTCTACGCGATCGACACGATCGACGACCCCGGCGGCAGCGAGCAGCGGGCGCCGGTGACCGGCTCCGCCGACGCCGCCGCCTGGCTCGACCAGGTCCTCGCCGGCCTCGGGCTGCGACAGGTCCACCTGGTCGGGCTCTCCTACGGCGGATGGCTCACCCTCAACCAGGGCATATACGGGCCCGATCGGCTGAGCACGCTCACCCTGCTCGACCCCGGCGGACTGGGGAAGGTGCCGCCGAGGTTCATGCTCACCATGGCGCTGGGCGCCCTGGGCATGGCGGCCCCGCGGCGCTGGCGGCCGGCACTGGCGCGACTGCTGGCCAACCACGCCCTCGTCGAGCGTCCGGAGATCATGAGACCGGTCATGATCGGCGCCCGTGCCTTCCGTCCCAACCGCCGCCCCGCACGCGCCTTCGGCGATGAGGAACTGCGGCGTGTCACCGTGCCGGTGCAGGTGATCCTCGGCGAGCGCAGCACCCTGGTGCGGCCCCGCCACGCCCTGGCCCGCGCCGGCGAGTTCCTGCCCGTCGCCCACGCCGAGATAGTGCCGGGCGCCGGCCACGCCGTACCGCTGGAGCGGCCTGTCCTGGCCAACGCGCGCATCCTCGCCTTCGCCAAGGACCCGGCCGTCTCCGGCGCGGAGGACTGA
- a CDS encoding helix-turn-helix domain-containing protein produces MPIVVDIDVMLAKRKMSVGELADRVGITPANLAVLKNGRAKAVRFTTLAALCEALECQPGDLLRWENGDAAGG; encoded by the coding sequence ATGCCGATCGTCGTCGACATCGACGTGATGCTGGCCAAGCGGAAGATGTCCGTGGGCGAGCTCGCGGACCGCGTCGGGATCACGCCCGCCAACCTGGCGGTGCTGAAGAACGGCCGTGCCAAGGCGGTGCGGTTCACGACGCTGGCCGCGCTGTGCGAGGCGCTGGAGTGCCAGCCGGGCGACCTGCTGCGCTGGGAGAACGGGGACGCCGCCGGCGGATGA
- a CDS encoding TetR/AcrR family transcriptional regulator C-terminal domain-containing protein, whose protein sequence is MRNKRPGLTRRVLVETALRLLDETGLEGLTVRRLAAELGVQSPALYWHIRTKQELLDEMADAIIQAAGMGPPREGETWQDWLCRRATAYRASLLAHRDGARIVATARRLSPETVELFEAELAAMTSHGFTPAVALRTITTVTYYVNGFVLQEQSQPEPQDRPHPEPPSPPGLPDPAAMPTLLAAVHQGGNPLGDQAFAHGLQTLIRGTETSMTGTTR, encoded by the coding sequence ATGAGGAACAAGCGGCCAGGGCTCACCCGGCGGGTCCTGGTCGAGACGGCGCTGCGGCTCCTCGACGAGACGGGCCTGGAAGGGCTGACCGTGCGGCGCCTCGCCGCCGAGCTGGGCGTCCAGTCACCGGCCCTGTACTGGCACATCCGCACCAAGCAGGAACTGCTCGACGAGATGGCCGACGCGATCATCCAGGCCGCCGGCATGGGGCCGCCCCGCGAGGGCGAGACCTGGCAGGACTGGCTGTGCCGCCGCGCGACCGCCTACCGCGCCTCCCTGCTCGCCCACCGAGACGGCGCCCGCATCGTCGCCACCGCCCGCCGCCTGAGCCCCGAGACGGTCGAGCTCTTCGAGGCCGAACTCGCCGCCATGACGTCCCACGGCTTCACCCCGGCCGTGGCCCTCCGCACGATCACGACCGTGACGTACTACGTCAACGGCTTCGTCCTCCAGGAACAATCTCAACCGGAGCCCCAGGACCGGCCCCACCCCGAGCCCCCCTCACCCCCCGGCCTCCCGGACCCCGCCGCCATGCCCACCCTGCTGGCGGCCGTCCACCAGGGCGGAAACCCCCTCGGTGACCAGGCCTTCGCCCACGGCCTCCAAACGTTGATCAGAGGCACCGAGACGTCCATGACCGGCACGACACGCTGA
- a CDS encoding DUF2975 domain-containing protein: MGKLTVLALRAVLVALLAGSVFVQAVMAPLMAADLEGADPGFAPLRVPFLTIAVLGMVMVEVVLVCVWRLVAMVARGTVFSHAAFRYVDVVIGAVVAAALLMAALAFLLAPGDAVPPGMILMMGGVMVAIFGVALIVLVLRMLLAQAVARDIEATRMRAELDEVI; encoded by the coding sequence ATGGGGAAGCTGACAGTGCTCGCGCTGCGCGCCGTGCTCGTGGCGCTGCTCGCCGGTTCGGTGTTCGTGCAGGCCGTGATGGCGCCGCTGATGGCCGCGGACCTGGAGGGGGCCGACCCCGGCTTCGCGCCGCTGCGCGTCCCGTTCCTGACGATCGCCGTGCTCGGCATGGTCATGGTCGAGGTCGTCCTGGTCTGCGTGTGGCGGCTGGTGGCGATGGTGGCGCGCGGCACGGTGTTCTCCCACGCCGCCTTCCGGTACGTGGACGTCGTGATCGGCGCGGTCGTGGCGGCGGCCCTCCTGATGGCCGCGCTCGCCTTCCTCCTGGCGCCCGGCGATGCCGTCCCCCCTGGCATGATCCTCATGATGGGCGGGGTCATGGTGGCGATCTTCGGGGTCGCCCTCATCGTGCTCGTGCTGCGCATGCTGCTCGCCCAGGCCGTCGCGCGCGACATCGAGGCGACACGGATGCGGGCCGAGCTGGACGAGGTGATCTGA
- a CDS encoding MDR family MFS transporter, whose product MNVEGSGLSPRQANLVFVGLMVALLLAALDQTIVSTALPTIVGDLNGLQHIGWIVTAYILASTIGLPIYGKLGDLFGRKIVFQAAIVIFLVASALCGLSQNMPELIIFRALQGLGGGGLMIGVQAIVADLVPPRDRGRYMGIIGAVWGLSSVIGPLIGGFFTDHASWRWCFYVNLPVGLVALALTAIVLKLPKPQGRPKLDILGTALLAGTSTCVVLVTSWGGTEYAWGSPVIIGLAAGAVALGAMFVLAERAAAEPIIPLRLFRENLFTLPAAVSVFVGIGMFAMIAYLPTFLQMVNGASATQSGLLMLPMVAGMTITSIGSGRIISATGRYRLFPILGLALLVAGLVLLSRMKADSSMVLNGVYMFVAGFGLGMVLQTLVLIVQNSVAHRDVGAATSAVNYFRQTGASLGTSLVGATFINRLSDAIAAGGARLPVRDVNAITPQMVHQLPPPVRTAIARAYAQALPPIFLYVAPIVAVGLVLAFFIKEVPLSTRQGPARQDIAAHST is encoded by the coding sequence ATGAACGTCGAAGGATCAGGGCTCAGTCCCAGGCAGGCGAACCTCGTGTTCGTGGGGCTCATGGTCGCCCTGCTGCTCGCGGCCCTGGACCAGACGATCGTCTCGACGGCGCTGCCGACGATCGTGGGCGATCTGAACGGCCTCCAGCACATCGGCTGGATCGTCACGGCGTACATCCTGGCCTCGACCATCGGCCTGCCGATCTACGGCAAGCTCGGCGACCTGTTCGGCAGGAAGATCGTCTTCCAGGCCGCCATCGTGATCTTCCTGGTCGCCTCGGCGCTGTGCGGACTCTCCCAGAACATGCCCGAACTGATCATCTTCCGCGCCCTGCAAGGGCTGGGCGGGGGCGGCCTCATGATCGGCGTCCAGGCGATCGTGGCCGACCTCGTCCCGCCCCGCGACCGCGGCCGGTACATGGGCATCATCGGCGCCGTCTGGGGCCTGTCGTCGGTGATCGGCCCGCTGATCGGCGGCTTCTTCACCGACCACGCGAGCTGGCGCTGGTGCTTCTACGTCAACCTGCCGGTGGGCCTGGTCGCGCTGGCCCTCACCGCGATCGTGCTCAAGCTCCCCAAGCCGCAGGGGCGCCCGAAGCTGGACATCCTCGGGACGGCGCTGCTCGCGGGCACGTCCACCTGCGTCGTCCTCGTGACGAGCTGGGGCGGCACGGAGTACGCCTGGGGCTCGCCCGTGATCATCGGGCTCGCGGCGGGCGCGGTCGCGCTGGGGGCGATGTTCGTGCTGGCCGAGCGGGCGGCCGCGGAGCCGATCATCCCGCTGCGGCTGTTCCGCGAGAACCTGTTCACGCTGCCGGCCGCCGTGTCGGTGTTCGTCGGCATCGGCATGTTCGCCATGATCGCCTACCTGCCGACGTTCCTGCAGATGGTGAACGGCGCGAGCGCCACGCAGTCCGGCCTGCTGATGCTCCCCATGGTGGCCGGGATGACGATCACCTCCATCGGCTCCGGCCGGATCATCTCCGCCACGGGCCGCTACCGCCTGTTCCCCATCCTCGGCCTCGCGCTGCTGGTGGCCGGCCTGGTGCTGCTGTCGCGCATGAAGGCCGACTCCTCGATGGTGCTCAACGGCGTCTACATGTTCGTCGCCGGGTTCGGGCTCGGCATGGTCCTGCAGACGCTCGTGCTGATCGTGCAGAACTCGGTCGCCCACCGCGACGTGGGCGCCGCCACCTCGGCGGTGAACTACTTCCGGCAGACCGGGGCGTCCCTCGGCACCTCGCTGGTGGGCGCGACGTTCATCAACCGCCTGTCGGACGCCATCGCGGCCGGCGGGGCGCGGCTGCCGGTGCGGGACGTCAACGCGATCACGCCCCAGATGGTGCACCAGCTCCCCCCGCCGGTGCGCACGGCGATCGCCCGCGCGTACGCCCAGGCGCTGCCCCCGATCTTCCTGTACGTCGCGCCGATCGTCGCGGTCGGCCTCGTCCTCGCCTTCTTCATCAAGGAGGTCCCGCTCTCCACCCGCCAGGGCCCGGCGCGCCAGGACATCGCCGCGCACAGCACCTGA
- a CDS encoding DUF397 domain-containing protein produces MTHAAWRKSSRSGANGACVESAELKGVAVVRDSKRSKGAVLTFDEKEWRVFLGMLKSGHLTRGG; encoded by the coding sequence CTGACCCACGCCGCCTGGCGCAAGAGCAGCAGGAGCGGCGCCAACGGCGCTTGCGTAGAGTCGGCGGAATTGAAGGGGGTGGCCGTGGTTCGCGACAGCAAGAGGTCGAAGGGTGCGGTCCTGACCTTCGATGAGAAGGAGTGGCGCGTCTTCTTGGGCATGTTGAAGAGCGGTCACCTCACCCGCGGTGGATAA